Proteins from one Leptospira wolffii serovar Khorat str. Khorat-H2 genomic window:
- a CDS encoding LIC11625 family surface-exposed protein, which yields MKRIVILALALSLATPLFAGKVSGLVEEFNKVEEYNKNRKLSDSVKKATLEKNLLSALKYSLHRKYLDYKEYTKDLKADSIQYEPQKGTFGVYVKYKTYIVFYSYLMDPEIYLQTPINEVFYVRPENLEEEPHKDEKPATPATGK from the coding sequence ATGAAACGGATCGTAATACTGGCCTTGGCACTCAGCCTGGCGACCCCATTGTTTGCTGGTAAAGTCAGCGGTTTGGTGGAAGAATTCAATAAGGTGGAAGAATACAATAAAAACCGAAAGCTTTCCGATTCCGTAAAGAAAGCTACCCTGGAGAAGAACCTTCTATCGGCTTTAAAATACAGCCTTCATCGAAAATATCTGGATTATAAGGAATATACCAAGGATCTTAAAGCGGATTCCATCCAGTACGAGCCTCAAAAAGGGACCTTCGGAGTCTATGTAAAATACAAGACATATATCGTATTTTATAGTTATCTAATGGATCCGGAAATCTACCTTCAGACTCCTATCAACGAGGTCTTTTACGTTCGCCCTGAGAATCTGGAAGAAGAGCCTCATAAGGACGAGAAACCGGCAACCCCCGCGACCGGTAAATAA
- a CDS encoding 3'(2'),5'-bisphosphate nucleotidase CysQ, which produces MRFPEEAEIVSKLVLEAADEIISIYNTDFQVREKTKGDPITEADLRANEIIAGGIRSLLKDPVYSEEETNFTPASAEGKRVWILDPIDGTREFVAKNPEFAISLGLVEKGKPIFGIVMNPAKGEFIWGVEGIGSGYLVLKPPFRKHEIDWSSHTKFLEDLRETNPKDVLVSVSEKKSGLYKDIPGNPEYRLLPMGSIAYKLALVGIGKYPLTLSLRPKNDWDVAGGIAILRASGGTELEIRSSKSYPFLSSRLGIGLLAGKKEFVESYWEKYKSFLQANVRDHW; this is translated from the coding sequence ATGCGGTTTCCGGAAGAAGCGGAAATAGTTTCCAAGCTTGTTCTGGAGGCTGCGGACGAAATCATCTCCATTTATAATACGGATTTTCAGGTTCGCGAAAAAACCAAAGGAGATCCGATCACAGAGGCCGACCTCCGTGCGAATGAAATCATCGCAGGAGGAATACGCTCCCTTTTAAAAGATCCCGTTTATTCCGAGGAGGAAACGAATTTTACCCCCGCTTCCGCGGAAGGAAAAAGGGTATGGATTCTGGATCCCATAGACGGGACTAGAGAATTCGTAGCGAAGAACCCCGAGTTCGCAATCAGTCTGGGACTAGTGGAAAAAGGGAAACCAATTTTCGGAATCGTAATGAATCCCGCCAAAGGGGAATTTATTTGGGGTGTAGAAGGAATCGGTTCCGGTTACTTAGTTCTTAAGCCTCCATTCAGAAAGCATGAAATAGATTGGAGTTCACATACGAAATTCCTGGAGGATTTACGGGAAACGAATCCTAAGGATGTATTGGTTTCCGTATCCGAAAAAAAGAGCGGGTTGTACAAGGATATTCCGGGTAATCCCGAATATAGACTTTTGCCCATGGGATCTATCGCATACAAACTCGCTTTAGTCGGAATAGGGAAATATCCTTTGACGCTTTCACTCCGACCCAAAAACGATTGGGATGTCGCCGGAGGAATCGCGATACTGCGCGCCTCGGGGGGAACCGAACTCGAGATTCGATCGTCGAAGTCTTATCCTTTCCTGAGTTCCCGCCTAGGGATAGGACTCTTGGCCGGTAAGAAAGAATTCGTCGAATCCTATTGGGAAAAATATAAATCCTTTCTGCAGGCAAATGTCCGGGATCATTGGTAA
- a CDS encoding ATP-dependent helicase, which yields MSDLLEGLNPPQKAAVERLEGPVLILAGAGSGKTRVITHRIANLILNRKTDSICALTFTNKAAAEMLERVSRLVPSIPFNVQIKTFHSLCLFILRREIAYLGMGSAFTIYDSVLQESLIKQVIKDLHEDPKQYKPSSLASIFSSWKDSLSDSDAYIRKENFSHRSQVIASIYEEYEKRKAKNQAMDFGDLIQKTVQLFRENPEVLVKYQNRWNYIMVDEYQDTNKVQYHLVRLLSGERGNLCVVGDDDQSIYSWRGADISNILNFEKDFPNAFVVKLEENYRSTSNIIRAASRVISNNEDRKDKELFTNNPEGDPILLSEYENENEEAYDTVRKIRSGSARGAEYKDFAIFYRTNAQSRYFEEALRTSGIPYKIFGGFRFFDRAEIKDMIAYMNVVANPLDSNSMLRIVNTPPRGIGEASLEKIREFSIREGISFLEAIGRADLPLKKAGLGKAKELFNLFEDLIEMKEKGELPSKIALQIVERSGWVEYMERNAHDEEAVSRVENVREFVNSIEEYESREDSPTLEEYLNQISLLTSEEDSAQLTDYVHLMTIHNAKGLEFPTVFLTGLEEGTFPHLMSLEEPKGEEEERRLFYVALTRAREHLYLSYCRNSRKFGKIESRISSRFLSEIPEECFGGDRLHSRKGVRRPDGPPRASSGAFTQTREEPVSTYTPDPNSKPLGEEADITEGSRVKHGQFGVGTVVSVQGTGKNRKVKIRFGGVEKNFFLAYTPLEKL from the coding sequence TTGTCCGATCTTTTAGAAGGATTGAACCCTCCTCAAAAGGCCGCAGTCGAGAGACTAGAGGGGCCCGTATTGATTTTAGCGGGTGCCGGCTCCGGAAAAACGAGGGTAATCACCCATAGAATCGCCAATCTGATTCTGAACCGTAAGACCGATTCCATCTGTGCCCTTACTTTTACGAACAAGGCCGCGGCGGAGATGTTGGAAAGGGTTTCTCGCCTGGTTCCATCCATTCCTTTTAACGTTCAGATCAAGACTTTTCATTCGCTTTGCCTATTTATATTGAGAAGAGAGATCGCATATTTGGGGATGGGTTCCGCCTTTACGATTTACGATTCCGTATTACAAGAATCCCTAATCAAGCAGGTGATCAAGGATCTACACGAAGATCCGAAACAGTACAAACCTTCCTCCTTGGCTTCTATTTTTTCCTCCTGGAAGGATTCCCTTTCGGATTCGGACGCTTATATCAGAAAGGAGAATTTTTCCCATCGTTCCCAGGTGATCGCTTCCATTTACGAGGAATACGAAAAAAGAAAGGCTAAAAACCAAGCCATGGATTTCGGGGACTTGATCCAAAAAACCGTCCAGCTTTTCCGGGAAAACCCGGAAGTCCTGGTTAAATACCAGAATAGATGGAATTACATCATGGTGGACGAGTATCAGGATACGAATAAGGTCCAATACCATCTTGTAAGATTACTTTCCGGAGAAAGAGGAAATCTTTGCGTGGTAGGGGACGACGATCAATCCATCTACTCCTGGAGAGGCGCCGATATTTCGAATATTTTAAATTTCGAAAAGGATTTCCCGAACGCTTTCGTCGTAAAACTGGAGGAGAATTACAGGTCCACCTCGAACATCATCCGCGCGGCCTCCCGTGTGATTTCGAACAACGAAGATCGTAAAGACAAGGAATTGTTTACGAATAACCCGGAAGGCGATCCTATTCTTCTCTCCGAATACGAAAACGAAAACGAGGAAGCATACGATACCGTAAGAAAGATCCGATCCGGTTCGGCGAGGGGCGCCGAATATAAGGATTTTGCCATATTCTACAGAACGAATGCGCAATCCAGATATTTCGAAGAGGCGCTAAGAACTTCCGGGATTCCGTATAAGATCTTCGGAGGATTCCGATTTTTCGATCGTGCGGAGATCAAGGACATGATCGCATATATGAACGTGGTGGCGAATCCTCTGGATTCGAATTCCATGTTACGAATTGTGAATACTCCTCCAAGGGGAATAGGGGAAGCGAGCCTGGAAAAAATCCGCGAATTCTCCATCCGGGAAGGGATTTCCTTTTTGGAAGCGATAGGAAGGGCGGATCTTCCTTTAAAAAAGGCGGGGCTCGGAAAAGCGAAGGAATTATTCAATTTATTCGAAGACCTGATCGAGATGAAAGAGAAGGGAGAACTCCCTTCCAAAATCGCCTTGCAGATCGTGGAAAGATCCGGCTGGGTCGAATACATGGAAAGAAACGCCCACGACGAAGAGGCCGTATCCAGAGTGGAGAACGTAAGAGAATTCGTGAACTCCATCGAAGAATACGAATCCAGGGAGGATTCTCCTACCCTGGAGGAATACCTGAATCAGATCAGTCTTCTCACCTCCGAAGAGGATAGCGCTCAGTTGACGGATTATGTGCATCTCATGACCATTCACAATGCCAAGGGGCTCGAATTTCCCACCGTATTTCTGACTGGTTTGGAAGAGGGGACCTTTCCGCATTTAATGAGCCTCGAAGAACCGAAAGGAGAAGAAGAGGAAAGAAGGCTTTTTTACGTGGCCTTGACCCGAGCCAGGGAGCATCTATATCTCAGTTATTGCAGGAACTCCCGTAAATTCGGAAAAATAGAATCTAGGATTTCTTCCCGTTTTCTTTCCGAAATCCCCGAGGAATGTTTCGGAGGAGACAGACTTCATTCCCGAAAAGGAGTTCGCAGACCGGATGGACCGCCTAGAGCTTCTTCCGGAGCCTTTACGCAAACTCGGGAAGAACCGGTTTCTACTTATACTCCCGATCCGAACTCCAAACCTCTAGGGGAAGAGGCGGATATTACCGAAGGGAGTCGGGTAAAACACGGTCAGTTCGGGGTAGGGACGGTGGTTTCCGTCCAGGGAACCGGCAAGAATCGGAAGGTGAAAATCCGATTCGGAGGGGTGGAGAAGAACTTTTTCCTTGCCTACACCCCCCTGGAGAAATTATAA